From Mytilus edulis chromosome 8, xbMytEdul2.2, whole genome shotgun sequence, one genomic window encodes:
- the LOC139484012 gene encoding golgin subfamily A member 6-like protein 7 gives MEGRKVNEEVRKVNEKVRKVNEKVRKVNEEVRKVNEEVRKVNEEVRKVNEEVRKVNEKVRKVNEEVRKVNEEVRKVNEKVRKVNEKVRKVNEEVRKVNEKVRKVNEKVRKVNEKVRKVNEEVRKVNEEVRKVNEEVRKVNEEVRKVNEEVRKVNKEVRKVNKEVRKVNKEVRKVNEEVRKVNEEVRKVNEEVRKVNDKVRKVNEEVKKVNKEVRKVNEEVRKVNEEVRKVNDEVRKVNEEVRKVNEEVRKVNEEVRKINEEVRKVNEEVRKVNEEVRKVNEEVRKVNKEVRKVNKEVRKFNEEVRKVNEEFFFQIYS, from the coding sequence atggaagGGCGAAAAGTCAATGAAGAGGTGAGAAAAGTCAATGAAAAAGTGAGAAAAGTCAATGAAAAAGTGAGAAAAGTCAATGAAGAGGTGAGAAAAGTCAATGAAGAAGTGAGAAAAGTCAATGAAGAAGTGAGAAAAGTCAATGAAGAAGTGAGAAAAGTCAATGAAAAAGTGAGAAAAGTCAATGAAGAGGTGAGAAAAGTCAATGAAGAAGTGAGAAAAGTCAATGAAAAAGTGAGAAAAGTCAATGAAAAAGTGAGAAAAGTCAATGAAGAGGTGAGAAAAGTCAATGAAAAAGTGAGAAAAGTCAATGAAAAAGTGAGAAAAGTCAATGAAAAAGTGAGAAAAGTCAATGAAGAAGTGAGAAAAGTCAATGAAGAGGTGAGAAAAGTCAATGAAGAGGTGAGAAAAGTCAATGAAGAAGTGAGAAAAGTCAATGAAGAAGTGAGAAAAGTCAATAAAGAAGTGAGAAAAGTCAATAAAGAAGTGAGAAAAGTCAATAAAGAAGTGAGAAAAGTCAATGAAGAAGTGAGAAAAGTCAATGAAGAGGTGAGAAAAGTCAATGAAGAAGTGAGAAAAGTCAATGACAAAGTGAGAAAAGTCAATGAAGAAGTGAAAAAAGTCAATAAAGAAGTGAGAAAAGTCAATGAAGAAGTGAGAAAAGTCAATGAAGAAGTGAGAAAAGTCAATGACGAAGTGAGAAAAGTCAATGAAGAAGTGAGAAAAGTCAACGAAGAAGTGAGAAAAGTCAATGAAGAAGTGAGAAAAATCAACGAAGAAGTGAGAAAAGTCAATGAAGAAGTGAGAAAAGTCAATGAAGAAGTGAGAAAAGTCAATGAAGAAGTGAGAAAAGTCAATAAAGAAGTGAGAAAAGTCAATAAAGAAGTGAGAAAATTCAATGAAGAAGTGAGAAAAGTcaatgaagaatttttttttcaaatttattcttGA
- the LOC139485165 gene encoding lactadherin-like isoform X2, whose protein sequence is MYSMYILYFALCSVPLILAGGAVDPCSPDPCLNGGTCSAASSSYTCACASGYTGSTCNTAVQMSEEDTGLSNGEIAGIVIGSIAGVALIAVGGIIIWKFLLKK, encoded by the exons ATGTATTCcatgtacattttatattttgcCTTATGTTCAGTGCCTTTGATACTGGCTGGAGGAGCTGTAG ATCCATGTTCTCCCGATCCCTGCCTTAACGGTGGTACATGTTCTGCAGCGTCCTCGTCATATACATGCGCTTGCGCTTCGGGGTATACAGGTTCAACATGTAACACAG CAGTGCAAATGAGTGAGGAAGATACAGGTCTGTCCAACGG agaAATTGCTGGAATAGTAATTGGAAGCATTGCCGGTGTTGCTTTAATTGCAGTCGGTGGTATTATTATTTGGAAATTCCTTTTGAAAAAAT aa